The Planifilum fulgidum DNA window CTTTACGGCCTGATCCAACCGGTTCATCAACCAACCCGTGGCCAGACCGATCAGCATCGCCCCGAGAATGTTGGGAACGGAGCTGGCAAGACTCAGCCCGAAGGTGACAATGGACGCCACCACCGCCCCCCTTTGTCCCCCCAGCAATCTCCCGCCCGTATAACCCAGCAGAATGGGAAGCAAGGTTTCATAGATCGGGCGGACCAGCAAGATCAACCGGTCATTGTACCACCAGCCGTAGATCCCGAAAACCGCCTGAATGATCCCGACGGCGATGATCACCGCAATATTTTGGTAGATCATCGCACTGAGCAGCTGGCCGAGCTTCCTCATGGGCCATGAACTCCCTTAAGGCAGACGTTGGTTCTCGAAATCAACTCCTCGGACAAAAGAAATTCCAGGCTTTTTCTGATTTTTTTGATCGATCCGCGTTTCAACAGGGCGACAAAATCGTCCTCGATCAGGGCGGCACTGATTTGACCGATCAAATCGATGTGCTCCTTTGGGGCGGTCGGAGGTGCCGCCAACAGCAAAAACGTGGAAACGCGCCGTTTTTCATCGGCGTCATTCCGCCAATCGACCGGGGATGAAAGCCGGAACACCGCCATGAGCAGTTCGCTTACGCCTTCCGATTTGGCATGGATCAGGGCCAAATCGTTGATGATCAATCCGCCTTGCGCCTCTCTTTTTTTTATGTCGCGGCATAACGCGCGAAGGTCCCGGATTTTGCCCCAACCCGCAAGCAGCAGACACAAAGACTCCAGCACCGGTCTTGAAACGTTTACCCCGTCGAACACCTGAAGATTGCGCAGGATCTGCATCATCCCCTCGCCCGATCGGGCCAAAGACAAAGCCGAAGGGGACGGTTCTTTCGCCTCCTGAACCGGAAAATCATCGACCCGCATCCGCGACAAGGTCCATTCGATGGCGGCCAGATCCTCCTTCTGCAGAAAGGGGTGAACGACCACCACCCGGTGGTCGTCGGCAAAGGAGATGGGCACCGTGGAAACGATCAAATCGATGTGCTCCTGCTCCGACAACCACTTTTTCAGTTCCGTCACCGAAACGATCCCGACAATGTCCAGATAGGGCACTTCGTTTTTCAGCCGTGCGGTCAAATAGCTGGACGTGCCAAAGCCGCCGGCGCAAACCACCACCGTACGAAACCTTCTTCCTTCCCGCCGGCGGATCAGGGCGGCTCCGACGTGCAACGCAAGATATCCGATTTCATCGTCCGGCACGGCATAAGGAAACTGTTTGGAAACCGCCTTCCGGCAAGCGTCGAACACTTCGGGATACCGTTCCCGGATCTCCTTCAACATGGGATTGTGGATTTGCAAGCCATTTTCCAGCCGGCCCATGGCGGGGATCAAGTGAGCCAGCAAACCCTCGAACAGGATGGCGTCCCCCAGCAACGGCACGCCCAATTCCCGCTCGACGGACTGGATGAACTGTTGTGCCAGTTCAAACATCCGGCCGCTTTCGGGGGTTTCCATCGGATGCTCCTTGCTTATGGCCGCGCCGGAGAGATGCAATGCGATATATCCGATTTCCATTTCCGGAATCGGAAGGGAAAGGGCGCCCTCCAGACGCGACGCGATTTCCCTGGCCAGGGGAAGCATTTCCATCGCTTCGGAAGGAAGGTTCCGCGACAATTCCCCTTCATATTTCGCGCCGCGCTTGATCCGCTCCACGGCCAAAAGGAGGTGAATCACCAGGTTGACATAGCCTCGATCCGTCAAAAGAATGGCATCGCAGCCGTCCAGCACCTCCCGGACAGCCCGTTCAACGGCCCATATATGCTCAATGTCAAGAAATTTCAGCAGCCGGTCACGCACCAAAAACCCCAACGGATGTTGGGAAGCTTGCCCTTCATTTTGAAAAAGGGCGAGCCACTCTTCAAAGGTCGTCCCCTGGTGAAGAAATTTCGAAAGGGCCATCCGCTTTTGCTGCTCCGTCCCTTCCAGAAACACTCCCCATCCCGGTTTGCGGATCAGTTTCAAACCCGCTTCCGCAAACCAATGTTCCAGCTTGTCCAAATCGAGGCTGATCGTCGCCTCCGTCACGTTGTACTTGCGGCTGAAGGCATAAAGTTTGACGGGTTCCCCGGCGAGAAGCAGGTCGAAAATCAACCCTTCCTGCCTCTCTTCGGGGGAATAGAGCCGATACTTTTCCATTTCGTTCAACGATTTCAGCAGCCGCTGCTTGTCCTCTTCCCGGCCCTCGATCGCCATGCCGGAACCCGTTTTTCTGACGATCTTCAAGCCGTGGCGGGAGAGGATTCCCCTCAGGGACTGGATCTCCCTTTGAATCGTTCGAAGGCTCACCTTCAACATGTCTCCCAACTGCTGATCGGATACGAAAGTGGGAGAAAGCAACAGGATCTGAAGCAATCGCCTTTGCCGGGAATGAAGCATGGACTTTCGCTCCTCTCCCGTTTCCATCCGGTTTTCGCGTTTTCCCCATGGTCTTTCTTCTCTGCCGAAGCCTTCTCCTTGTGCGACGCCGCAAATTCCATAAATTGGTCTTCGCTCGTGCCCCCAACGATGTCATAAACATCCCTCCCGGTCCCTCGCCCGGGACGGCAAGATGCGGCTTCGAAGTGAGGCGTCACCGCCTCCAGGCGGCGAAATGTTTCTCCACCTCTTCAAGGGTGGGCAAAGCCGTCATCGCCCCCTTGGCCGATACCGCCAGTCCGCCGGAAACCGCCGCAAAGGCCGCAAAATGCTCCAGCTCATCCAAAGAATAAGAGGACGGATCCGCTCCGGACAGGCTCAATCGGTAGAGAAAGCCGGAAACAAAGGCATCGCCGGCGCCCGTCGTGTCGACAACCTCGGCGGGGAAGGCCGGAACATGCCGGAGCCCTTCGCCATTGACGACCCAGCACCCCTTTGCCCCGAGGGTGACCAGGAGCGCCTTCAACCGGTATTTTCGACGGAAGGCGACGGCGGCCTCCGGAGTCCCCTCTCCCTCCAGAAACGCCAATTCGTCTTCCGACACTTTCGCGACATCCGCCTGATCCATCATCGCCGCAATCGATTCGTGCGCCCGCTTACGGTCCCCCCACAAATTCATGCGGATGTTGGGATCGAAGGAAACCGTCACTCCCCGGGCCTTCGCCCGACGGACCGCCTCAAGCGTGGCCGTCCGGGAAGGCTCGCCGATCAGCGAGATCGAACCGACATGAAGGATATGATACCGATGCAGGGGCACGGCTTCCACATCTTCTTTTCTCAAAAATCGGTCGGCACTCGGATCGATGTAAAATTCAAAAAAACGCTCCCCGGCGGAATCCAGTTCGACGAACACGAGCCCCGTCCTGGCCTGATCGGTTTGGGTCAGGTAGGCGGTTTCCACTCCGTAGCCCCGCAAGGTTTCGATGAGAAAGTTCCCCAGGATGTCCCGACCGACTTTTCCGACAAAGGCTGCGGGCGCCCCGAGCCGCGCGACTCCCACCGCCACGTTCGCCGGAGCACCCCCGGGACATTTTTGATAAGTTTGCTGGTCCTTATCCAGCGGAATCATGTCCACGAGGGCTTCTCCCAGGGTGAGGACTCCCTTGCCCATGGGCGACCATACCTCCTTTCAAGAAGCAGCTGGGGAGGAACAAAGGCAGACCCGGTCCTCCCCAGCGTCACACAGGACCGGGTCCGCCTCCATCCCATTTTAAACGATCTGTCTCCCCCTTTCGAAGGCCGTTCAGACCGGAGCAGCCGACGGTTTTTTTCGGGGAGGCGCGGAGGCCCCTGCGCGAGGAACCGGCCCGTCGTTGTGCCATATGCGCACTCCTTCCGGGAATCGGCGCCCGGCGCCGCCATTCCCTGTGCCGATCCCCAATCCGTCCCCGCCGTCTTAAAGCCCGGGACACACCAAAACCTTGATGTCTTCCGGGGGCTTCTTTTCCCGCATGTAGTCCGCGAAGGATTCGAGACCGATTTTTTTCGTCACCAGCGCCCCCACGTTCACCCGCTTCTGTTCGATCATCCACAGCGCCTGATAGAAATTGAACATCAGCGCCATGGAGCCGACATACTGCCAGTCCTTGTGGTATATGTCGAAGGGATTGACGGAGATCCGCGCATCGGAGGGAGCCACGCCGAACTGCAGAAGGCGGGCACCGGGTCCGGCAAAACGGAACATGCCTTCAATGACGGCCGGAATCCCGGTGGCATCCACCACAAGATCAAAACCGTCGGGATATCGGGACTCCAGGCGGCTTTCCAAAGATTCTCCGCCATGGTACACGGCGTCGGCACCCAATCTCTTCGCCGTCTCCAGTTTCTTTTCCGCGATATCCACCAGAACCACTTCGGAGGTTCCGCTCGTTTTCAACGCCATGAGCAGCATCAATCCCATCGGGCCGCCTCCGAAGATCAATGCTCTTTCCCCGAATTTCGGCTGAATCCGGTTCAATGCATAGGCGACGCAGGACAGGGGTTCGATGAGCGCCCCTTCTTCAAAGCTGATTCCCTCCGGCAACCGGTACAAGTTTTTGGCCGGAACGCGGACATACTCGGCGAAAGCGCCGTTCATCGTCACCCCGATCGCATTCCAGCGCTTGCAGTGATTCCAGCGATGGTTCCGGCAATGGACGCACGAGCCGCAGTAAACGGACGGATCGACGGCGACCCGTTCCCCCGGCGTCCATTCGTCGACGCCCTCCCCCACTTCATAAACGGTGCCGGAAAACTCATGCCCGCCGGCGATCGGATACGGAGAGATGAAATCCCCCTCGAGAATGTGATAGTCGGTCCCGCAAATCCCGCAGCACTCCACCTTCACGATCACTTCGTCGGGACCCGGTGACGGAATCTCCACTTCCTCCACCCTGATTTGATGCGGGGAGACAAAAAGAGCCGCCTTCATCTTCGGCATGTGAATTCACTCCCTTCGTGAATTCTCTTCAAGGTGCCGCAGGGGATCTCCTTCCCGGCTTCACTCCGGCAACCCGTTGGGATAGACAAACACCTTCACGCTTTTCTCCTTCTGCGTCCTTGCCCGTTCCAGGGCGTCACGGGTCCCTTCCAAGGGATACCGGTCGGTTACGAGTTCCCTGACGTCCGCCAAGCCGGAGGATAAAAACCGGATGGCCTGGGGATAGACGTTGGCGTAACGAAACACGCCGAAAATGTCGAGCTCCCGGTCGGCGATCAACGGCACATTCAGTTCGATCAGATCCTGCGGAGGGAGGCCGACGATCGAGAGTTTGCCTCCCCGCCGGACGGAAGCCAGCGCGGATTGGAGGGCCTTCGGATGACCCGCCGTCTCAAAGGCCACATCCACCCCTTCGCCGCCGGTGATTTCCCGGATCGCCTCCTCCGGCTGCCGTTCCAGGATGTGGACCGTGTGGGTGGCGCCCAATTTTTCCGCCGCCGCCAACCGCTTCGGCACCAAATCGGTTGCGATGATCGTGGATGCGCCAAAGGCTCTGGCCGCAACGACCGCCATCAGCCCGACAGGTCCCATGCCCATGATCGCCACCGTCGAACCGGGCGTCAATCCGGCGCGCCGGGCCGCGTGAATGCCGACCGAAAACGGCTCGATCAGCGCGGCCTCTTCGAAGGAAAGGTGATCCGGGATCGGATAAAGGAAATCCTCTCGATGTTTGATATACTGCACAAAGGCCCCGTCCACCGGCGGTGTGGCCAGGAAGGAAACATCGGGACACAAATTGTACCGTCCTTGCTTGCAGTAATCGCAGGTTCCGCAGGGAACGCCGGGCTCGACGGCGACGCGGTCCCCCACCTTCACCCGGGATACCCGCTCCCCCGTCGCCACCACCACCCCCGAACACTCATGGCCGAGGATGATCGGTTTTTCCACCACAAAGCGTCCGATCCTGCCGTGTTCGTAATAATGAACATCCGATCCGCAAACCCCGACCGCCATCACCTTGACGAGCACTTCGTTTTCGCCTACCTCCGGGACCGGCAGTTCCCGGATTTCGATTTCCCAAGGTTTGGTAAGCACCGCAGCCTTCATGACCTCCGGAATCGCTTCCCTGTTCACCGCAATCCCTCCGTTTCCATTAATGATTTCATTTCACGGCCCCCATCGACAGGCCGCGGACCAGGTATTTCCTCACAACCAGTCCGGCGATCACCATCGGCGTGATGATGACGGTTCCGGTGGCCATGGCCTGCCCCCAAGCGATGCCCTGCTGAGTGATCAACAGGGAGGCCGCCACCGGAATGGTTTGATTTTCGTGTCCGGAAAAGACGGAGGCGAAGAGGAAATCGTTCCAGGCAAACATCAAACACAGGATGCCGGTGGCCACCAGGCCCGGAGCGGCAGGCGGAATCACCACCCGCCAAAAGGCTTGAAACCGGCTGCACCCGTCAATCATCGCCGCCTCTTCCAGATCGACGGGAACCTCCTTGAAGAAAATCATCATCATCCACAGCGCAAAGGGCAAATTGAACGTGGTATAGGCAAAAATCAACCCCGTCATCGTCCCGATGAGCCCCAGGTGGGTAAACATCAGGTAAAGGGGCAGCATCACGGCGGGGATGGGCGCCATGCGCGTGCTGATGATCCAAAAGGAAATGTGCTTCTCCCCTTTAAACTTCCGACGGGCCAGGGCAAATCCCCCCAGCGTGCCCAACACCAGGGAAATCCCGGCGGAGATGACGGAAGCGATCACGCTGTTTGTCAGGTAGTGGAGGAATTTTCCCCGTTCGGAGAACATGTAGGCATAGGTGTCGAAATGGGGTTTGAAAAGAAATTTGGGCGGCATCGAAAACATGCCGGCCTGGGTTTTCAGGGAAGATAGCACCATCCAGAGGACGGGAAAGAGCGCCCATGTCAAAGCGATCCCCGCCAGGGCGTACAAAACCAGGCCGATCGCCAATTTTCGAAAGCGCGGGGCCATTCATGCTTCCCCCTTCCGCATGAACCGGACAAACAGCTGTCCCAGGATGATCGTCACAAAGAGCATGGTCAGACCCAGGGCGGCGGCCGACCCGAAGTCCTGGAATCGAAAGGCCACTTCCATCAGGTGAAAGCCGATAATCTTGGTGGAGTCGGCGGGGCCGCCCTCGGTCGCGATTTTGATGGTGTCGACAAAGCGGAAAATGTCCATCATGCGAATCAGCAGCGCGAGGACGACCGTCCGGGAGATCAGCGGGAAGACGACATGGATCAGCTTCCGCCAATAACCCGCTCCGTCCACTTCCGCCGCCTCCAGCACCTCCTCCTGAAGCGACTGCAAACCGGCGTACACGATGATGGTGATCAGGGGCGACCACTCCCACACGTCCATGAGGATGATGGCGGGAAGGGCCGTGGAAACATCCCCCAAAATCTCGGTCTCCACGCCGATCAGCCGAAACAGCCACGCGTACAGGCCGTACGTCGAATTGAGCATGAACCGGCCCAGCAGCCCGACGACCACCGGGGCGACAAAGAGGGGAATCATCCACAAGGTCAATATCGCGTTTCTCGCCCGCGGAAGCTGATGGATCAGCAGGGCCATTCCGACCCCGACCGCCATTTCAAGGGACAAACCGCACAAGGCGTAAACCGCCGTGCGGCCCCAGGAGGCCCAGAACGTATCACTGGTGAAAACGTTTTTCCAATTTTTCAGCCCGTTGAATGCCGGTTCGTCGAAGGACAGCGTGAAATCCATCATGCTGGCATATATCATGTACATCAGCGGAAAGATGCTGATCATCGCCAGCAGCACCAGGGACGGAAGCAGCATCCAGAATTCCGTCGACCATTTTCCCGGCCCTTTTTTTCTTTGGACGCGAACCGACGGGCTCGCGTCCAAAAGCATCGGTTGCTGATATCCGTTCTCCTTGATGTTCAGGCTCATCGGTCTCCCTCGATTCCTCTCAGCGCTTCAGTTTCCGGTCGCCTCATCCGATTTCTCCGCGATCGCTTTCACCGCTTGTTCCGGACTTTGTTTGCCCGCGATCATCTTGGACAGTTCGGTGAAAATGTAGGTGTCGATCTGCGGCCACTGGGGAATTTTCGGACGCATATAGGTGTTTTCCGGTTTCCACGCTTCCAGCACCGCTTTCATCGAAAGCAGGTTCGGCATTTCCTCGGCTTCTTTCGTCCCGGCCTCCATCCCCCTTTTCACGTCGGGAAGCGCATATACGGAGGAACGGGTCGGCGTCGAACCGCCCTGCTCGGATTTCAAAATCATGTACTGGGTTTGCGGAGACGTGGCCCACACCAGGAACAGCCAGGCCGCTTTCTTTTCCTCGTCGCTGGCGTATTTGTTGATGCCGATGCCGGTTCCGCCAAAGATGTTCGCGCTTCTGACCTTCCCCTTCGGCAGAATCGTCCAGCCGACCTTTCCGGCCACCTTGGACTTTTCCCCGCTTTCAAACATGGCGGAAAACTCGTGCCACTCGGGAGCCATGGCGATTTCGCCGGCGGCGAAGGCCTCGGCCAATCCGTTCCAATCCCAGGAGGTGCTTCCCGGCGCCGCCTCCTTCAACAGCTTGTTGTAAAATTCGGCCGACTCAAGGGCTTCTTTGGAGGTCATCGCGGATTTTCCGGGATTGCTTGTCCCGATCGTGCCCACATCCTTTTTCTCGAAATAATCTCCCCCGTTGGCGGCCAGAATGTTGCTGAAATCGCACATCAATGAATCGTACTGCTTGGCCTGGTGACCCGTTCCGTATTTCACCTCGGTGATGACGCCCTCTTTCACTTTTTGATTGATCCATTTGGCAATCTCGTAATATTGATCCCAGGTCATGCCGGGCCGGGGGGTCCAATCATACCCCTTTTCCTTCATGAACAAATCCTTGTATTTCTCGAACACATCCTTCCGATAGGCCAAAACCATCGTCGGATTGTCGTAGGGCAAAGCCAGCAGTTGCTCCTTGTTTCCCATGTGCCCGAGGGCTTCCAACTGGACGGGGATGAAATCCTCCACTCCCCCGGGAATATGGGGCATGGTCGGTTCGTTGTTGAACAGGTTCAAATCCACGAAGTGCTGGGAATACTTGGCGAGAATCTGGTAAGGATCCGCATAGATGACGTGGTATTTTGAGGATTTGGCATTGAAATCGAGGCTCACCTTCTCGACGACCGTGCCCAGGTCGCTCTGTTCGATGTTGACCTTGATGCCCGTCACCTTTTCAAACTTGTCGATATTGGCGGCAATGGCCGAAGAAGGCGGGGTGTTCTCGGAAATGACATTGATCTGGATTCCCTTGAACTGTTGCCAATCAAAGCCTTCAGGCGCCTGGATTTTGGGCAGCCCTTCCACCCATCCCTCAAAGGGGGCGTCGACCAATTTGTCGGGATTGATCTGGTCGGCGTTCTTGCTCTTCGTATCGATGCTTTCTCCCCCCGAAGAGCACGCCGTCGCCAACATGACAAGCGCCAAAAGCAATGCGCCTAAGCGGAAGGCTCTTCGCTTCTTCATCTGCTTCCCCCCTGGGTGAGACGAGTTGTTGACGCTTTCATTATAGATCGAATTTCATGAATCGACGGAATGGAGATGGCGCATCTTTGGCGCATGCGGATGTGACAATTCTTTAAGATTTCCCGCCGGGAAAACCGAAAAACCCTTTCACCGGAAACAAAAGACACGCCTGTCGCGTGCCTTTTCACTTATCGCTTGAATGATTCGCACATGCCTGCGCCAACTTTCCCGGCGGGACAGGGCATCCGATTTTCTTCATCACCGGATCAGCGAATAAAAACTGCTTCCGTTCTCCGGCGGAGGGACGGAAAAGAAATCAGCAACGGTGGCCGCGATGTCGGACAAGGTGTCCCGCTCCCCCACATCTCCGCCCCGCAGGGACTTGCCGTAGGCAAGCAGGAACGTTTTTTCCCGGGTGTGCCCGCTGTGACCGATGGTCGGATCGTTGCCGTGGTCGGCGCTGATCATCAGCAGATCCTCCTCCGACATCCCCTTGAGGATGACGGACAAAGCCTTGTCCACTTCCATGATCTTTTGCGCATACCGGTCCACATCCTGGGCGTGTCCGGCCAGATCCGTCTCCTGCACCGTGGCCGCAATCAGCCCCTCTTCCACCCAATCCATGGCCTCGATGACGGACCGCATCACCCGGTCCGTTTCCACCGCCGGAATCCGCCGGGCCCCTTCGCAGGTGATCACATCCTGCATCTTTCCGATCAGGCAGACCTCTTTCCCCGACTCGACGAGAATGCTGCTGACCTGGGTCTTCGGATTGACGCCGTACCCCATATGGCGAACCTGATACCCGCGCCCATAGACGCCCGATTTCGGCGAATTCACCCCGACGAGCCCGTCGGAGCGCCGCTCGACGCTCTCCCGGATCCGCTCGGGGGAAACCCCCTTCCCGCCCAGGGCGATGACGCGGCTCACTTTCACCGCCGAGCGGACAATCTCGCCGATCCTCAGGACCTCGTCGAAGGAAATGCGGTCCAGCGGCGCCGTCACGTTGTAAATCTGGCCGTAGTCGGTTTCGATGTTGTCGGCGATCACCACGAGATCATTGACCAGAAGATAGGGCAGCGCCGGATCGGGGACCTCCACTTGGTATCCCCGCTGGGCAAGGGCAGCGCGAACCGTCTCCATATTTTTCGCGAAGGGCTCCCTCCGGGGTTTTCGGGGAGCGGTGCCCATGATTTCCTGGTGCCCCGCATAACTGTCGGCTCCGTCATGCTGCAGGCGCAGGGTGCCGAATCCCGCCCTGGGTTCGCCGGCGGCCGGTTTCAACCGGGGATGGCGCAAAATGCGGTTGATCCCCAGCCATTCCAGCTGCGGAATCCGGATCTCCTTCGCCCGATCCAGGATGTGATAAAAGGTGTTGGCTCCCCGGTCCTGCTTGCGCGACGGAAAGATGTCGTCCATCGCTCCGACTCCGAGGCTGTCCAAAATCAGGAGGATCGCTCGCCGTCTGCCCATTTTTCCGCCTCCTCCGTCAACGGTTTTCCCAAGCTGTCGTAGATTGCCTTCAGCGACGGCCGCCCCCGCTGGATTCCCTCCACCAGCGCCACCTGACTGCGCGTGACAAAGATTTGGGTGCGAAAAGCGAAAACCGCCGTGTCCCCCACTTCGATCCGGTGACCCGTCCGATCAAGCGCCCCGTAGTAATCGATGAACTGGGGCGGCGTCTCCCGCACCCGAACCCGGCGGTCCATCATCCCGGGAAACGTCTTCCCGACGATCGCCTCCCTCGCCCGGGAGCGCCGGTAAAACCCGCCCCCGTACACATAGGCGCGCTCCCCGTCCAGATGGGAAACTTCGCTCACATACACCATGGCCGGCAATTCGGGCTGATCCCCCCGCTGGTGCAGGGGGGTCGTCCCGGTCAACGCATGGCCCGGCTCGCCGTGGGTCGCCCCCAACTCCTTCAATATCGGAATGGTGGAGACGCACGTGGCGCTGGGCATGTTGATCTGCTCCAGGGAGATCCCCAGCTCCTCCGACAGCCGCTCGGCGCAGCGGAGGACCGTATGGGC harbors:
- a CDS encoding NAD(P)-dependent alcohol dehydrogenase; this encodes MKAAVLTKPWEIEIRELPVPEVGENEVLVKVMAVGVCGSDVHYYEHGRIGRFVVEKPIILGHECSGVVVATGERVSRVKVGDRVAVEPGVPCGTCDYCKQGRYNLCPDVSFLATPPVDGAFVQYIKHREDFLYPIPDHLSFEEAALIEPFSVGIHAARRAGLTPGSTVAIMGMGPVGLMAVVAARAFGASTIIATDLVPKRLAAAEKLGATHTVHILERQPEEAIREITGGEGVDVAFETAGHPKALQSALASVRRGGKLSIVGLPPQDLIELNVPLIADRELDIFGVFRYANVYPQAIRFLSSGLADVRELVTDRYPLEGTRDALERARTQKEKSVKVFVYPNGLPE
- a CDS encoding carbohydrate ABC transporter permease → MSLNIKENGYQQPMLLDASPSVRVQRKKGPGKWSTEFWMLLPSLVLLAMISIFPLMYMIYASMMDFTLSFDEPAFNGLKNWKNVFTSDTFWASWGRTAVYALCGLSLEMAVGVGMALLIHQLPRARNAILTLWMIPLFVAPVVVGLLGRFMLNSTYGLYAWLFRLIGVETEILGDVSTALPAIILMDVWEWSPLITIIVYAGLQSLQEEVLEAAEVDGAGYWRKLIHVVFPLISRTVVLALLIRMMDIFRFVDTIKIATEGGPADSTKIIGFHLMEVAFRFQDFGSAAALGLTMLFVTIILGQLFVRFMRKGEA
- a CDS encoding BglG family transcription antiterminator, with translation MLHSRQRRLLQILLLSPTFVSDQQLGDMLKVSLRTIQREIQSLRGILSRHGLKIVRKTGSGMAIEGREEDKQRLLKSLNEMEKYRLYSPEERQEGLIFDLLLAGEPVKLYAFSRKYNVTEATISLDLDKLEHWFAEAGLKLIRKPGWGVFLEGTEQQKRMALSKFLHQGTTFEEWLALFQNEGQASQHPLGFLVRDRLLKFLDIEHIWAVERAVREVLDGCDAILLTDRGYVNLVIHLLLAVERIKRGAKYEGELSRNLPSEAMEMLPLAREIASRLEGALSLPIPEMEIGYIALHLSGAAISKEHPMETPESGRMFELAQQFIQSVERELGVPLLGDAILFEGLLAHLIPAMGRLENGLQIHNPMLKEIRERYPEVFDACRKAVSKQFPYAVPDDEIGYLALHVGAALIRRREGRRFRTVVVCAGGFGTSSYLTARLKNEVPYLDIVGIVSVTELKKWLSEQEHIDLIVSTVPISFADDHRVVVVHPFLQKEDLAAIEWTLSRMRVDDFPVQEAKEPSPSALSLARSGEGMMQILRNLQVFDGVNVSRPVLESLCLLLAGWGKIRDLRALCRDIKKREAQGGLIINDLALIHAKSEGVSELLMAVFRLSSPVDWRNDADEKRRVSTFLLLAAPPTAPKEHIDLIGQISAALIEDDFVALLKRGSIKKIRKSLEFLLSEELISRTNVCLKGVHGP
- a CDS encoding phosphopentomutase, with product MGRRRAILLILDSLGVGAMDDIFPSRKQDRGANTFYHILDRAKEIRIPQLEWLGINRILRHPRLKPAAGEPRAGFGTLRLQHDGADSYAGHQEIMGTAPRKPRREPFAKNMETVRAALAQRGYQVEVPDPALPYLLVNDLVVIADNIETDYGQIYNVTAPLDRISFDEVLRIGEIVRSAVKVSRVIALGGKGVSPERIRESVERRSDGLVGVNSPKSGVYGRGYQVRHMGYGVNPKTQVSSILVESGKEVCLIGKMQDVITCEGARRIPAVETDRVMRSVIEAMDWVEEGLIAATVQETDLAGHAQDVDRYAQKIMEVDKALSVILKGMSEEDLLMISADHGNDPTIGHSGHTREKTFLLAYGKSLRGGDVGERDTLSDIAATVADFFSVPPPENGSSFYSLIR
- a CDS encoding aminoimidazole riboside kinase produces the protein MGKGVLTLGEALVDMIPLDKDQQTYQKCPGGAPANVAVGVARLGAPAAFVGKVGRDILGNFLIETLRGYGVETAYLTQTDQARTGLVFVELDSAGERFFEFYIDPSADRFLRKEDVEAVPLHRYHILHVGSISLIGEPSRTATLEAVRRAKARGVTVSFDPNIRMNLWGDRKRAHESIAAMMDQADVAKVSEDELAFLEGEGTPEAAVAFRRKYRLKALLVTLGAKGCWVVNGEGLRHVPAFPAEVVDTTGAGDAFVSGFLYRLSLSGADPSSYSLDELEHFAAFAAVSGGLAVSAKGAMTALPTLEEVEKHFAAWRR
- a CDS encoding extracellular solute-binding protein — protein: MKKRRAFRLGALLLALVMLATACSSGGESIDTKSKNADQINPDKLVDAPFEGWVEGLPKIQAPEGFDWQQFKGIQINVISENTPPSSAIAANIDKFEKVTGIKVNIEQSDLGTVVEKVSLDFNAKSSKYHVIYADPYQILAKYSQHFVDLNLFNNEPTMPHIPGGVEDFIPVQLEALGHMGNKEQLLALPYDNPTMVLAYRKDVFEKYKDLFMKEKGYDWTPRPGMTWDQYYEIAKWINQKVKEGVITEVKYGTGHQAKQYDSLMCDFSNILAANGGDYFEKKDVGTIGTSNPGKSAMTSKEALESAEFYNKLLKEAAPGSTSWDWNGLAEAFAAGEIAMAPEWHEFSAMFESGEKSKVAGKVGWTILPKGKVRSANIFGGTGIGINKYASDEEKKAAWLFLVWATSPQTQYMILKSEQGGSTPTRSSVYALPDVKRGMEAGTKEAEEMPNLLSMKAVLEAWKPENTYMRPKIPQWPQIDTYIFTELSKMIAGKQSPEQAVKAIAEKSDEATGN
- a CDS encoding carbohydrate ABC transporter permease, whose amino-acid sequence is MAPRFRKLAIGLVLYALAGIALTWALFPVLWMVLSSLKTQAGMFSMPPKFLFKPHFDTYAYMFSERGKFLHYLTNSVIASVISAGISLVLGTLGGFALARRKFKGEKHISFWIISTRMAPIPAVMLPLYLMFTHLGLIGTMTGLIFAYTTFNLPFALWMMMIFFKEVPVDLEEAAMIDGCSRFQAFWRVVIPPAAPGLVATGILCLMFAWNDFLFASVFSGHENQTIPVAASLLITQQGIAWGQAMATGTVIITPMVIAGLVVRKYLVRGLSMGAVK
- a CDS encoding zinc-dependent alcohol dehydrogenase family protein: MPKMKAALFVSPHQIRVEEVEIPSPGPDEVIVKVECCGICGTDYHILEGDFISPYPIAGGHEFSGTVYEVGEGVDEWTPGERVAVDPSVYCGSCVHCRNHRWNHCKRWNAIGVTMNGAFAEYVRVPAKNLYRLPEGISFEEGALIEPLSCVAYALNRIQPKFGERALIFGGGPMGLMLLMALKTSGTSEVVLVDIAEKKLETAKRLGADAVYHGGESLESRLESRYPDGFDLVVDATGIPAVIEGMFRFAGPGARLLQFGVAPSDARISVNPFDIYHKDWQYVGSMALMFNFYQALWMIEQKRVNVGALVTKKIGLESFADYMREKKPPEDIKVLVCPGL